In Archocentrus centrarchus isolate MPI-CPG fArcCen1 chromosome 21, fArcCen1, whole genome shotgun sequence, the following are encoded in one genomic region:
- the LOC115800706 gene encoding piggyBac transposable element-derived protein 4-like — protein sequence MEEEEEEESMMASNRGTVTWRSTPFSSDRRHHSSRRQRRVSSSSSNPGPTERARDAMSQNSTASAFLAYFEPQLEDRVIAMTNLEAGRRAGAGRGIDGWRPMGRAEFRAYVGLLILASMYRSRGEACKSLWHAETGRSIFRATMPLKTFRAHSADLRFDDRDTREARRLAAGHDKLAPIREVWDTWCERLPLLYEHGPEVTVDERLVPFKGRCPFKQYMPSKPARYGIKLWVACDAKSSYAWKMLAYTGKCDKRGPPEKNLASRVVLELTEGLGPGRNVTFDNFFTSYELVRRLFFQRGLTSLGTLRANRAEIPRRLLEVKGRPVPSSRFAFSSTAEPPAAAVVSYLAKRNKKVLILTKHEQHVRAPGLSGRADGKPLAVLHYNRTKGGVDNLDKVLGTYSCRRRTTRWPLALFHNMVDVSAYNAFVLWRELNPAWMPGKRNKRRLFLEQLGKELAADAAAAREGTKVRERGDGGDGDGKSDNATGSSRDGRRGGESEASYEARRKRCRMCPRSRDAKTKTLCCGCRVHVCGKCAVVYCPNCASAPCQ from the exons atggaggaggaggaggaagaggaatcgATGATGGCGTCGAATCGAGGGACGGTTACGTGGAGATCGACTCCGTTCTCCTCCGATCGCCGGCATCATTCCTCGCGACGGCAGCGGCGCGTCTCGTCGTCTTCGTCGAACCCGGGTCCCACGGAGCGCGCCCGCGACGCCATGTCGCAAAACTCGACGGCTTCGGCGTTCCTGGCGTACTTTGAACCCCAACTCGAGGACCGGGTGATCGCGATGACGAACTTGGAGGCCGGCAGGAGGGCCGGGGCGGGGAGGGGGATCGACGGCTGGCGACCCATGGGTCGAGCCGAGTTTCGCGCATACGTGGGACTGCTGATCCTCGCCAGCATGTACAGGTCGAGGGGCGAGGCGTGCAAGAGCCTGTGGCACGCGGAGACCGGTCGCTCGATATTTCGCGCGACCATGCCCCTCAAGACGTTCCGCGCGCACTCCGCGGACCTGCGATTTGACGATCGCGACACCAGAGAGGCCAGGCGCCTGGCCGCCGGGCACGACAAGCTGGCACCCATCAGGGAAGTGTGGGACACGTGGTGTGAGAGGCTGCCGCTCCTGTACGAGCACGGACCCGAGGTCACGGTGGACGAGAGGCTGGTTCCCTTCAAAG GTCGATGTCCCTTCAAGCAATACATGCCCAGCAAGCCGGCCAGGTACGGGATCAAGCTGTGGGTGGCGTGCGACGCCAAGTCCAGCTACGCGTGGAAGATGCTGGCGTACACCGGGAAATGCGACAAGCGAGGTCCTCCCGAGAAAAACCTGGCATCCAGAGTGGTGCTCGAGCTGACCGAGGGACTGGGACCGGGCCGCAACGTCACCTTCGACAACTTCTTCACGTCGTACGAGCTGGTCAGGAGGCTGTTCTTCCAAAGGGGCCTCACCTCGCTGGGGACCTTGCGCGCGAACAGGGCCGAGATCCCCAGGCGACTGCTCGAAGTCAAGGGCAGACCGGTGCCGTCGTCGCGATTCGCGTTCTCGTCGACCGCGGAGCCTCCCGCCGCCGCCGTGGTCTCCTACCTGGCCAAGCGCAACAAGAAAGTGCTGATCCTCACCAAGCACGAGCAGCACGTGCGCGCCCCGGGGCTGAGCGGGCGAGCGGACGGGAAGCCCCTGGCGGTGCTCCACTACAATCGCACCAAGGGAGGCGTGGACAACCTGGACAAGGTGTTGGGCACGTACAGTTGCAGGAGAAGGACGACTCGCTGGCCCCTGGCCCTCTTTCACAACATGGTGGACGTGTCCGCGTACAACGCCTTCgtgctgtggagggagctgaatcCCGCCTGGATGCCGGGCAAGCGCAACAAACGCAGGCTGTTCCTGGAACAGCTGGGCAAAGAGCTGGCGGCCGACGCAGCCGCCGCCAGAGAGGGGACGAAGGTGAGGGAGAGGGGCGACGGCGGCGACGGCGACGGCAAAAGCGACAACGCGACAGGGTCGTCGCGCGACGGCAGGCGCGGCGGCGAGTCCGAGGCGTCGTACGAGGCGAGGAGGAAGAGATGTCGCATGTGCCCGAGGAGCAGGGACGCCAAGACCAAGACTCTGTGTTGCGGCTGTCGCGTGCACGTGTGCGGCAAGTGCGCCGTGGTCTACTGTCCAAACTGCGCCTCGGCCCCGTGTCAGTGA